The Candidatus Dojkabacteria bacterium genome contains a region encoding:
- a CDS encoding ATP-dependent helicase: MEKTLKINKNQQAAIAHIDGPALVIAGAGTGKTFVITQRIVSLIKTKKALPSEILALTFTNKAASEMAERVDQALPLGTFTEWIMTFHTFCEKILKQNAVHFDLEPSFRLINKREAIHLFKEYIRAFSLDRYRPSGNKYKYVSDILSFFSRVQDEAYSAQEFFNYVTKSLLSFLKKHGLSESQFKNLLDKNQVKTTIDSFVYTVSNPKKIPSWKNLANIYPKVEEIPEDVSAEFNTLAGNFELARVFVEFESVKNELNLLDFGDMVQKTIELFKKRPAILKKYQQLFKYILVDEFQDTNYAQYALLKLLAHPNNNLMVVGDDDQSIYKFRGASISNILTFQKDFPKTEVYVLVDNYRSTQPILNLAYQSIQNNNPDRLEIKTKISKLLKAQGNELDTEINVTVSETGYDEAEWIAREISKLTGIKLSKLYSDSKPNSVEIVISEPKKETEPGQLTLIQENEASKNIALSDISILARSLNHVNQITEVFSKAGIPYNLAQGKNLLTEDEVLFILSFLRVLTDYTDDLSMLYLLRHKYNQLNPRDFMLINQKAKYSKETVLLWIERNLGLSLDNPEAKPVLSPEIINLHIKDDSIEKITKIFNLIAESLKLVRDQKDLTFIVYNTLSKLDVLINLTKEDNISAKIEINNIERILNIIKTFSLKFGTTNPDDFVRYIDSIKFSGEPPEDEEEFSSVDAVNILTVHKAKGLEFDTVFLVGLAGRRFPSDDRKDPIDLPSHIIHEILPEGDFHIQEERRLFYVALTRAKRRLFLSFAQKYNDGKQIKKPSVFLAELGINASATPKPDLNRDKLSEIMIDSSLTPDNKAIPFWEPKVSTLSYSQLNSYESCPYQYKLRYILKLPSKQSATFFYGSIIHELLKHMFLYLKQNNKQLPIENALAFIDNSWDPSPFDTKEESEAQKQTAKKTVQNFYAKHYESKGSLVVIEDTFKVLLKDIVLTGRIDRVDKTNDNKFRIIDYKTGNLKDIADVKNDMQLKIYAYAFTQKFMSKVDEISLFFVDHGKDQLIKLPEGYYDKLENELWEKIGPAVEKINSKQFTANPSPLCRFCEYRNVCEFAMT, translated from the coding sequence ATGGAAAAGACACTGAAAATAAACAAAAATCAACAGGCGGCAATTGCACATATAGATGGTCCGGCACTTGTGATCGCAGGTGCGGGAACGGGAAAAACATTTGTTATAACTCAAAGAATCGTAAGTCTAATAAAAACAAAGAAAGCCCTACCCTCCGAAATACTTGCCTTAACCTTCACAAATAAGGCTGCCTCCGAAATGGCAGAGCGTGTTGACCAAGCGTTGCCGCTAGGGACATTTACCGAGTGGATTATGACTTTTCACACATTCTGTGAAAAAATTCTAAAACAAAATGCAGTGCATTTTGACTTGGAGCCAAGTTTTAGATTAATAAATAAGCGTGAAGCTATACACCTTTTTAAGGAATATATCCGTGCTTTTTCACTAGATAGATACCGTCCCAGTGGTAATAAATATAAATATGTAAGTGATATCTTGTCTTTCTTTAGTAGAGTTCAAGATGAAGCATATAGCGCCCAGGAATTCTTTAATTACGTGACCAAATCATTACTTTCCTTCCTTAAAAAACATGGACTTTCTGAGTCACAGTTTAAAAATCTTTTAGATAAAAATCAGGTAAAAACAACGATTGACTCTTTCGTATACACTGTAAGCAACCCAAAAAAAATTCCATCCTGGAAAAATCTTGCTAACATCTATCCAAAAGTCGAAGAGATTCCCGAAGATGTATCTGCAGAATTTAATACATTGGCCGGAAATTTTGAACTGGCAAGAGTTTTTGTGGAATTTGAGTCTGTAAAAAATGAGCTTAATCTTCTTGATTTCGGAGATATGGTTCAAAAAACAATCGAATTATTCAAGAAAAGACCTGCAATTCTTAAGAAATATCAACAGCTCTTTAAATATATATTGGTTGACGAGTTCCAAGATACAAACTATGCACAGTACGCACTTTTGAAACTTTTAGCCCATCCTAATAATAACTTAATGGTTGTCGGCGACGACGATCAATCAATCTACAAATTTAGAGGTGCATCAATTTCAAATATACTAACATTCCAAAAAGATTTTCCTAAAACTGAGGTGTATGTACTTGTTGACAACTATCGTTCAACACAACCTATCTTAAATCTTGCATATCAAAGTATTCAAAATAATAACCCCGATAGGCTTGAAATAAAGACCAAAATCTCAAAACTGCTAAAGGCACAGGGGAATGAGCTAGATACAGAAATAAACGTCACCGTGTCAGAAACCGGTTACGACGAGGCTGAATGGATTGCCCGTGAAATTTCCAAACTTACAGGAATAAAACTTTCCAAGCTCTATTCTGACAGCAAACCAAATTCTGTTGAGATTGTAATCTCTGAACCTAAGAAAGAGACAGAGCCCGGGCAACTTACACTTATTCAGGAAAATGAAGCAAGTAAAAATATCGCACTCTCAGATATTTCAATTCTTGCCCGAAGCCTAAATCACGTAAATCAGATTACCGAGGTTTTCTCAAAAGCAGGAATTCCTTATAACCTTGCACAGGGCAAAAATCTGCTAACGGAAGACGAAGTACTTTTTATTCTTTCGTTTCTGCGTGTTTTGACTGATTATACAGACGATCTTTCAATGCTGTATCTACTTAGACATAAATATAACCAACTAAATCCTCGTGACTTTATGTTGATTAACCAAAAGGCAAAATATTCCAAAGAGACGGTTCTTTTATGGATTGAACGTAATTTGGGACTATCGCTTGATAACCCTGAAGCCAAGCCCGTACTATCCCCCGAGATTATAAATCTTCATATAAAAGATGATTCCATTGAAAAGATTACCAAAATATTTAATCTAATTGCAGAATCTCTTAAATTGGTTCGAGATCAAAAGGATTTAACCTTCATTGTTTACAACACTCTTTCAAAACTAGATGTACTTATAAACCTCACAAAGGAAGATAATATTTCAGCAAAGATTGAAATTAATAATATTGAACGAATTTTAAACATAATCAAGACTTTTTCGTTAAAATTTGGAACTACTAATCCCGATGACTTTGTAAGATATATCGATTCCATAAAGTTTTCCGGTGAACCGCCCGAGGACGAGGAGGAATTTAGTTCGGTAGATGCAGTAAATATTTTAACGGTCCATAAGGCGAAGGGTCTCGAATTTGACACTGTTTTTCTTGTTGGACTGGCGGGAAGGAGATTTCCATCGGATGATAGAAAAGATCCGATTGATTTACCAAGCCATATTATTCATGAAATATTACCCGAGGGAGATTTTCATATTCAGGAGGAACGACGGCTATTTTACGTTGCACTAACACGAGCAAAACGTCGACTATTCTTAAGTTTTGCCCAAAAATATAACGACGGGAAACAGATTAAAAAGCCAAGTGTCTTTTTGGCTGAACTTGGAATAAATGCAAGCGCCACACCAAAGCCGGATCTTAACCGAGACAAACTTTCCGAAATTATGATTGATTCCAGTCTTACCCCGGACAATAAAGCCATTCCGTTTTGGGAACCAAAGGTTTCAACATTAAGCTACTCCCAACTTAATTCATACGAAAGTTGTCCATATCAATACAAACTTCGGTATATTCTAAAGCTCCCATCAAAACAAAGTGCAACCTTTTTTTACGGTTCGATAATTCACGAGCTTTTAAAGCATATGTTCCTTTATTTAAAACAAAATAATAAACAACTTCCAATCGAAAATGCACTTGCGTTTATCGATAACAGTTGGGATCCTTCGCCCTTTGATACAAAAGAAGAATCCGAAGCACAAAAGCAAACAGCAAAGAAAACCGTTCAAAACTTTTACGCAAAGCACTATGAATCTAAAGGCTCACTTGTGGTAATTGAAGATACGTTTAAAGTTCTTCTAAAGGATATTGTGCTTACAGGGAGAATCGACAGAGTTGATAAAACAAATGATAATAAATTCAGGATTATCGACTACAAAACAGGAAACTTAAAGGATATTGCCGACGTAAAAAATGATATGCAACTCAAAATATATGCCTATGCATTTACCCAGAAATTTATGTCAAAAGTTGACGAGATAAGTCTTTTCTTTGTTGATCATGGAAAAGATCAGCTTATAAAGCTTCCGGAAGGTTACTACGATAAACTTGAAAACGAGTTATGGGAAAAAATCGGCCCCGCCGTCGAAAAGATTAATTCCAAACAATTTACGGCTAACCCTTCGCCTCTTTGTAGGTTCTGCGAATACAGAAATGTGTGCGAATTTGCAATGACCTAA
- the rnpA gene encoding ribonuclease P protein component: MGKFFDTVSSPKQFSLIKSKGKYFRTEYGYGFILNTDLKKSVLSVIVSKKVSKLAVVRNRIKRLFRAAFTDILRKSKDKSVGLVYVFKGHKSPHYKEVWDTLTRIIN; this comes from the coding sequence ATGGGTAAATTTTTTGACACGGTATCGTCTCCCAAGCAATTCTCGTTGATAAAGTCGAAAGGTAAATATTTTAGGACCGAGTATGGATACGGGTTTATTCTAAACACAGATCTTAAAAAAAGCGTTCTTTCCGTAATCGTTTCAAAGAAAGTATCAAAGCTTGCAGTGGTTCGAAACAGGATTAAACGGTTGTTTAGAGCCGCATTTACTGATATATTACGCAAGTCAAAAGACAAGAGCGTAGGTTTGGTATATGTTTTTAAAGGTCACAAAAGTCCACACTATAAAGAGGTTTGGGATACATTAACAAGAATAATAAATTAA
- a CDS encoding SpoIID/LytB domain-containing protein gives MKMLSKILLSALVFFSMAAFTNTVFADELDDINNQKDEKLDEKAGKQGDLKTVNYQITSASNAIYYVADRINTIETELAQLAMDKITLEDSIAALELQIGDLSHEFETQYTEYKTLISELYKLVAEDEESLIYFSTDFSDFETIAYFENIEAGLYRKITEIEDQLSWVLSAKIQLDADKETLLQKEVEYLSLSEELATQKIQYQNFLNAQKQAQVQLLADLKDIDSEIASLDIAAQRIIAAKYASVNPGSSSGGSFPKPVTSGNAYFKVTITNASGTSIYDSYVQGPVRVSSVSPLEIASDAGFSYGKYRGTLEARGDTNVYLINELPLEQYIRGLSEMSAWWGTNGGMEALKSQAIIGKSYAIANLGKRANYNFDLYDNTSDQAYRGYIKEIENYGNYWTSAVDAVNGKVLTYAGAVIAPYYHSNSGGHTLSSQEVWGGFRGFVQAESDWYYENGSLRAPLNYYTYWCAGCSTSGGVVHSGLNSSNIIPIIDYGISYCGLGSGITSKVGTITGMQHFYDTGGTTIQSNTKYTTTLRITGTAGTYDMPADCFRIGYNVQASGNLAIWTKLWDVVNQNGEFLFWTRGFGHRVGLSQYGAYYYSMIGQSYNQILSHYYRGTLVSDYNTNISIRIGLTVAPSEYYLLLSNSGTVTVGGTTIANVGAGYRVYIVELQ, from the coding sequence ATGAAGATGCTGTCCAAAATTCTTTTAAGTGCCCTTGTGTTTTTTTCCATGGCCGCATTTACGAATACCGTATTTGCCGATGAACTTGACGATATTAACAACCAAAAGGACGAAAAGCTCGACGAGAAAGCCGGAAAACAGGGTGATCTAAAAACGGTAAACTATCAGATTACGTCGGCCAGCAACGCAATTTATTACGTTGCCGATCGAATTAACACAATAGAAACAGAACTTGCCCAACTGGCTATGGATAAGATTACGCTTGAAGATAGTATTGCAGCACTTGAACTCCAGATTGGTGATCTGTCACACGAATTTGAAACCCAATACACGGAATACAAGACTCTGATTTCCGAGCTTTATAAACTAGTTGCAGAAGATGAAGAAAGTCTAATCTATTTTTCTACAGATTTTTCCGATTTTGAAACAATTGCATACTTTGAAAACATTGAAGCCGGTTTATATAGGAAGATCACAGAAATAGAAGACCAGTTGAGCTGGGTGTTAAGTGCAAAAATCCAACTGGATGCCGATAAGGAAACACTTTTGCAGAAGGAAGTTGAATATTTATCGCTTTCGGAAGAGTTGGCAACACAAAAGATACAGTACCAAAATTTTCTTAACGCACAAAAGCAGGCTCAAGTCCAGTTGCTTGCGGATTTAAAAGACATTGATAGCGAGATAGCATCGCTTGATATTGCCGCACAGCGGATAATTGCAGCAAAGTATGCAAGTGTAAACCCGGGTAGCTCGTCAGGCGGGAGTTTTCCAAAGCCTGTAACGTCCGGTAATGCATATTTTAAGGTAACAATAACCAATGCGAGCGGAACATCAATATATGATTCTTATGTACAGGGACCAGTCAGGGTTTCATCGGTAAGCCCACTTGAAATCGCAAGTGATGCAGGGTTTTCATATGGAAAGTATCGTGGTACGTTGGAGGCTCGTGGTGATACTAACGTCTATCTAATAAATGAGCTGCCCTTAGAACAATATATCCGGGGACTATCGGAAATGTCTGCGTGGTGGGGAACAAATGGTGGAATGGAGGCCTTGAAATCGCAGGCAATTATTGGAAAGTCATACGCAATAGCTAATCTTGGTAAACGGGCTAATTATAACTTTGACCTTTACGATAATACATCGGATCAAGCATATCGTGGATACATAAAGGAGATCGAAAATTACGGAAATTACTGGACGTCGGCTGTCGATGCCGTAAACGGGAAGGTATTAACTTATGCTGGGGCGGTAATTGCACCATACTATCATTCAAATAGCGGTGGACACACGCTTTCCTCTCAGGAGGTTTGGGGCGGATTTCGTGGATTTGTTCAGGCCGAGTCTGATTGGTACTACGAAAACGGCTCGCTTAGGGCACCGCTAAATTACTACACATACTGGTGTGCAGGATGTTCAACATCCGGTGGGGTAGTCCATTCCGGACTTAATTCAAGCAACATAATTCCAATTATTGACTATGGTATATCGTATTGCGGCCTGGGTTCGGGAATTACCTCAAAAGTCGGAACAATAACCGGAATGCAGCACTTCTATGATACGGGTGGGACAACCATTCAGTCAAACACAAAATATACAACAACCCTTAGAATAACCGGTACGGCAGGGACTTACGACATGCCCGCAGACTGTTTTAGAATTGGGTACAACGTTCAAGCTTCGGGAAATCTTGCCATTTGGACAAAACTTTGGGATGTAGTAAACCAAAATGGCGAATTTTTATTCTGGACACGAGGGTTCGGGCACAGGGTGGGTTTAAGTCAATATGGCGCGTATTATTATTCAATGATCGGTCAGTCTTACAATCAAATATTATCTCACTATTATCGAGGTACATTGGTTTCTGATTATAATACAAATATTAGTATAAGAATTGGACTCACTGTTGCTCCTTCGGAGTATTATCTGCTTTTATCCAACTCCGGGACAGTTACCGTTGGAGGTACAACAATTGCAAATGTAGGTGCCGGCTACAGGGTATATATTGTAGAACTTCAATAG
- a CDS encoding YidC/Oxa1 family membrane protein insertase, whose protein sequence is MADFFNLILIQPVTNIFAIFYFLTGQSFIFGIVLITVLIKVLVYPLYKKQLESAHRLKEAQPRIEKLREKYKDNPVKLQQETVALYKEIKYNPMGCLTSLIIQLPIVITLYSVIRKISNGEGMVLYPFIMSLFKLSGDVTVKLSEFGIDFAKTASNVTKDFGFWAMESLPYILGIVLVVLIQFASSYVSTISSSKRTDEEKRNQKKKKDAEPDPMAQMNSPTFLLINSGFMAVIFGNVAWTMPLGLSVYWIVQSAVSIAQQLIVNAELSKRRQDKLPQKSPKKKN, encoded by the coding sequence ATGGCAGATTTTTTTAACCTAATCTTGATTCAGCCCGTAACAAATATTTTTGCAATTTTTTATTTTCTTACTGGGCAGAGTTTTATTTTCGGAATTGTCTTGATAACTGTTCTTATAAAAGTGTTGGTTTATCCTTTATATAAAAAGCAGCTGGAGTCGGCTCATCGCTTAAAAGAGGCACAGCCGAGAATTGAAAAATTAAGGGAAAAATACAAGGACAACCCTGTAAAGTTACAGCAAGAAACAGTTGCTTTATATAAAGAGATTAAATACAACCCAATGGGGTGCTTAACTTCTTTAATTATTCAACTGCCGATTGTAATTACACTTTATTCCGTAATTAGAAAAATTTCTAACGGTGAAGGAATGGTATTGTATCCATTTATAATGAGTTTATTTAAACTTTCCGGTGATGTTACAGTTAAGCTTTCGGAATTCGGGATTGACTTTGCGAAGACTGCAAGTAACGTAACCAAAGATTTCGGATTCTGGGCAATGGAATCGCTGCCCTATATTTTGGGAATTGTTCTCGTGGTTTTGATACAGTTTGCAAGTAGCTATGTTAGCACGATTTCATCAAGTAAGCGAACTGATGAAGAGAAAAGGAATCAAAAGAAAAAGAAAGATGCTGAGCCTGATCCAATGGCTCAAATGAATTCGCCAACATTTCTCTTAATTAACTCGGGATTTATGGCGGTTATCTTTGGGAATGTAGCATGGACAATGCCATTGGGCTTATCTGTTTACTGGATAGTACAGTCGGCTGTTTCAATTGCGCAACAACTTATCGTAAATGCCGAGCTTTCCAAAAGAAGACAGGACAAATTGCCTCAAAAGAGCCCTAAAAAAAAGAATTAA
- a CDS encoding GTP-binding protein, producing the protein MQKKTQQTQTAWRAPIVGVLGHVDHGKTTLLDALRKTAIWDSEAGGITQHISWSTLNYNNKQITFIDTPGHQAFSIMREIGGKTADVILLIVAADAGVQPQTKEAIEILKAAQTETIVVITKIDLEGANADKVKQQLSEEGILVEGWGGKTPIVEVSAKTGQGLTDLLEMIILIAELKELTTTQSEYGLAVILDAWVDKSMGKCLDAIIIKGSFKKRFFISSPQGTERAGVLFDQSEKLVNEVSEGNGVRIISLSNIHSAGKLLYCAETEKGIVAAKEFFKNTSYQECELTCNQPTEEVVAESLEELFTEETRIPLNLILKADTPAVLDAVRKELDNLQKTTPDVEFKLHRSEVGPITIADVENARASKNSLIVGFNVPVEKLAEKKAKEVDVSIKTYAIIYRMIDDIKERITLLTKPTEQKDILGKANVKQVFILTEGDKVAGSIVTEGKITKGARVEILRKGEVIGESTIQSLRILKEKVDVVNKGFECGIIFKDTLEVLEGDEVVTFRIKKIN; encoded by the coding sequence ATGCAAAAGAAAACACAACAAACACAAACAGCATGGAGAGCCCCTATTGTCGGTGTATTAGGTCATGTGGACCACGGAAAAACCACTTTACTCGATGCCCTTAGAAAGACGGCAATTTGGGACAGCGAAGCAGGCGGAATCACTCAACACATTTCATGGTCAACCCTTAATTACAATAACAAGCAAATCACATTTATAGACACCCCGGGTCACCAGGCATTCTCAATAATGCGTGAAATTGGTGGAAAAACTGCCGATGTTATTCTTTTAATAGTTGCCGCAGATGCGGGTGTACAACCCCAAACCAAAGAAGCAATCGAAATACTTAAAGCTGCACAGACCGAAACCATCGTTGTAATAACCAAAATTGATTTAGAAGGTGCAAACGCAGATAAAGTAAAACAGCAATTAAGTGAGGAAGGCATTCTTGTTGAAGGTTGGGGTGGCAAAACCCCCATTGTCGAAGTAAGCGCCAAGACAGGGCAGGGTCTAACCGATCTTTTAGAGATGATTATTCTTATTGCGGAACTTAAGGAGCTTACAACCACTCAGTCGGAGTATGGACTTGCCGTAATATTGGACGCTTGGGTCGATAAATCAATGGGTAAGTGTCTTGATGCAATTATTATTAAAGGCTCATTCAAGAAACGCTTCTTTATATCTTCGCCTCAAGGTACAGAACGTGCAGGTGTTTTATTTGATCAAAGCGAAAAGCTTGTTAATGAAGTTTCAGAAGGAAATGGCGTTAGAATAATTAGTCTTTCAAATATTCATTCTGCAGGAAAACTATTGTATTGTGCCGAAACAGAGAAAGGAATTGTTGCAGCAAAAGAATTTTTTAAAAATACTAGCTACCAGGAATGTGAATTAACTTGCAATCAACCAACAGAAGAGGTTGTAGCAGAATCCTTAGAGGAGCTTTTTACCGAAGAAACCAGAATTCCTCTCAACCTTATTTTAAAGGCCGATACTCCGGCAGTTCTCGACGCCGTTCGTAAAGAGTTAGATAATCTTCAAAAGACAACTCCGGACGTCGAATTTAAATTACACAGATCTGAAGTCGGACCCATTACAATTGCTGACGTTGAAAACGCTAGGGCAAGTAAAAACTCACTCATTGTAGGATTCAATGTTCCCGTGGAAAAGCTTGCAGAGAAAAAAGCAAAGGAGGTTGATGTGAGTATTAAAACCTATGCCATTATCTACAGAATGATCGATGATATTAAAGAGCGTATCACCTTACTTACCAAACCTACCGAACAAAAAGATATCTTGGGTAAAGCAAATGTTAAGCAAGTCTTTATCTTGACGGAAGGCGATAAAGTTGCCGGTTCGATTGTTACCGAAGGTAAAATTACTAAGGGAGCTCGTGTAGAAATCTTACGAAAAGGTGAAGTTATTGGTGAGTCAACTATTCAATCTCTTAGAATTCTAAAAGAGAAAGTTGATGTTGTAAATAAAGGATTCGAATGTGGAATCATTTTTAAAGATACCCTTGAGGTTTTAGAGGGTGATGAAGTTGTAACCTTTAGGATTAAGAAAATTAATTAA
- the smpB gene encoding SsrA-binding protein encodes MIISNKGVTKHYEVIDKYEAGIMLTGPEVKSIRNKSISFKGTYITNRTGELFLVGLNIGQYKYTGSKNAISERQIKLLVTKHELVKINSKLKDGSITLVPLSIFTKGKRLKLEFAMGRGLKKYDIKSREKAIDQERKTEAREAKYKKING; translated from the coding sequence ATGATCATTTCAAATAAGGGCGTAACAAAACATTACGAGGTAATTGACAAATACGAAGCAGGGATTATGCTAACGGGTCCGGAGGTAAAATCCATTCGAAATAAAAGTATCTCTTTTAAAGGCACCTACATTACCAACAGGACCGGGGAGCTTTTTCTTGTTGGACTTAATATTGGTCAATATAAATATACCGGCAGTAAAAATGCCATATCGGAAAGACAAATCAAACTTTTGGTTACGAAACACGAGCTTGTCAAGATTAATTCAAAACTAAAAGACGGTAGTATTACACTTGTTCCCCTTTCAATTTTTACCAAAGGCAAGCGACTTAAACTTGAGTTTGCAATGGGTCGTGGACTTAAAAAATATGATATTAAATCTCGTGAAAAAGCTATTGATCAAGAACGAAAGACTGAAGCCCGTGAAGCAAAGTATAAAAAGATTAACGGCTGA
- the rpmH gene encoding 50S ribosomal protein L34 — protein MAKTKRTYQPNKRTRNKKFGFRARMATKDGRKVIKRRKLKGRESLSVTKEMTGLGKKF, from the coding sequence ATGGCAAAGACAAAACGTACCTATCAACCCAACAAAAGAACCAGAAACAAAAAGTTTGGATTTAGGGCCAGAATGGCAACCAAAGATGGACGAAAAGTTATAAAGCGAAGAAAATTAAAAGGTCGGGAAAGTCTTTCCGTTACAAAAGAAATGACAGGACTTGGCAAAAAGTTTTAG
- a CDS encoding PH domain-containing protein, which translates to MIDKQQQRTEKRINKTAMTLGRQLNRFRSGTLFSKAYSFPQGIELDGQEPKEKIILVFRSHPITLFPRFISSIGLFLIAVILPVILNLTGVKFSGAVIAGSVFLVLASITNFIYTMVFWFYNMNIITTERMIDVDFNGLMSYRVSQAAIENIEDVSVSNVGLWASIFNYGTIYVQTAGETPEFEFTNVSEPSRIQDILNDLIELKQKGVQI; encoded by the coding sequence ATGATCGATAAGCAGCAGCAGAGAACAGAAAAACGAATCAATAAAACAGCAATGACTCTTGGTCGGCAGCTTAATCGTTTTCGTTCGGGTACGCTTTTTTCGAAAGCATATTCTTTTCCCCAAGGAATTGAACTTGATGGTCAGGAGCCGAAAGAAAAAATTATTCTGGTATTTAGAAGTCACCCAATCACACTGTTTCCTAGATTTATTAGTTCGATTGGGCTTTTCTTGATTGCAGTTATCCTGCCGGTTATTCTCAATTTAACGGGAGTAAAATTTAGTGGAGCGGTTATTGCCGGATCCGTGTTTTTGGTACTTGCCTCGATTACAAACTTCATTTATACAATGGTTTTTTGGTTTTATAATATGAACATAATAACAACCGAGCGAATGATTGATGTCGATTTTAATGGGCTTATGTCATACAGGGTTAGTCAGGCGGCCATAGAAAACATTGAAGATGTTTCGGTTAGTAACGTAGGGCTTTGGGCATCAATTTTTAATTATGGCACGATTTATGTACAAACTGCCGGTGAGACCCCGGAATTTGAATTCACTAACGTTTCAGAACCCAGCAGAATCCAAGATATACTAAATGATCTTATCGAATTAAAGCAAAAGGGGGTGCAAATCTAA
- a CDS encoding 50S ribosomal protein L25, with protein MEDIHVDKRTVTGKACRTLRNDGITPAVIYGYGKNRESKNIQLTQETLHEVMGRLSSARPVQLELDETLILAIIKDVVMHPVTNDILHVDFMAVNENTPVTVSVPVVLTGISPAVKNNIGVLVHELDQVEVTCLPDYIPDQIDVDITTLKVIGDNVLVEDLKLPENLSLSEKELKRTVVTIAKAQKVIEETTETTPGEESEEESDSTGKESENLSDGESANDEQPKE; from the coding sequence ATGGAAGATATTCACGTAGACAAAAGGACCGTTACCGGAAAAGCATGCAGAACCTTAAGAAATGACGGTATTACCCCTGCTGTAATCTATGGTTATGGAAAAAATCGCGAATCCAAGAATATTCAGCTAACCCAAGAAACGTTACACGAAGTCATGGGTAGACTAAGCTCAGCAAGACCGGTTCAGCTCGAACTTGATGAGACACTAATCTTGGCAATCATTAAGGATGTTGTCATGCATCCGGTAACCAACGATATACTTCACGTAGACTTTATGGCAGTTAATGAAAATACCCCTGTTACAGTTTCCGTTCCGGTTGTACTTACCGGGATTTCACCTGCCGTTAAAAATAACATTGGAGTTCTTGTACATGAGCTTGATCAGGTCGAGGTCACCTGTCTCCCAGATTACATTCCGGACCAAATAGATGTTGATATTACTACACTCAAAGTAATCGGTGACAACGTATTGGTCGAAGATTTAAAGCTCCCCGAGAATTTAAGTCTTTCCGAAAAGGAATTAAAACGAACGGTTGTGACTATAGCCAAGGCTCAAAAGGTTATTGAAGAAACAACAGAAACCACCCCGGGTGAAGAATCCGAGGAGGAGAGCGATTCTACCGGAAAAGAAAGTGAAAACCTTTCGGATGGTGAATCCGCTAACGATGAGCAACCCAAGGAGTAA
- a CDS encoding KH domain-containing protein: MSKISTKNVETAVKKLLDLLEVEATIDISTEGKGDQACVNVNITSEEGGRLIGYKGQILNSLQFVLTIVQKDNIGDAKLFLDINNYKTEHVEKLKTIAQQAVIQVNDTGLPVDLGPMNPFDRRVIHLEIETIKGVITESIGSEDDYIKRIVVKSGKK; encoded by the coding sequence ATGTCCAAAATTTCCACAAAAAATGTAGAAACAGCAGTAAAGAAGCTTTTGGATCTTCTTGAGGTTGAAGCAACAATTGATATTTCAACAGAGGGTAAGGGCGATCAAGCCTGTGTAAACGTAAACATAACAAGTGAGGAGGGTGGGCGGCTAATTGGGTACAAAGGTCAGATCCTTAATTCCTTACAATTTGTACTAACCATTGTGCAAAAAGACAATATAGGGGACGCGAAACTGTTTTTAGATATCAATAATTACAAGACCGAGCATGTCGAAAAGCTTAAGACAATTGCACAGCAGGCTGTTATCCAAGTTAATGATACCGGACTACCTGTTGATCTTGGACCCATGAATCCTTTTGACAGAAGAGTTATTCATCTGGAAATTGAAACAATTAAAGGTGTTATTACCGAAAGCATTGGTTCCGAAGATGACTATATTAAGCGAATTGTTGTCAAATCCGGTAAAAAATGA